A genomic stretch from Bos mutus isolate GX-2022 chromosome 4, NWIPB_WYAK_1.1, whole genome shotgun sequence includes:
- the TAS2R60 gene encoding taste receptor type 2 member 60 translates to MSGGDMVPGPQLVDKTALVCIIILFLLFLVALVGNGLIIMALGSEWLLQRTLLPCDKLLVSLGASRFCLQWVVISKNIYIFLNPTAFPYNPVFQLLAVQWDFWNSATLWFSTWLSVFYCVKIATFTHPVFLWLKRNVSGLVPWMLLSSLGFSTFTTVLFFIGNHRMYQNYLKKGLQPWNVTRNAVRTYERFCLFPLRIVTWTVPTVIFIVGTVLLITSLGRHTKKVFFSISGFHSSSAQAHIKALLAFISFAIFFTSSFLSLVLTASGMFPFGEFRFWIWQTVIYLGTAIHPLILLLSNRRLRALLGRGGRGCSSAHGAS, encoded by the coding sequence ATGAGCGGAGGGGACATGGTTCCTGGACCTCAGTTGGTTGATAAGACAGCCCTTGTctgcattattattttattccttttgttccTGGTGGCATTGGTAGGTAATGGCTTAATCATCATGGCACTGGGCAGCGAGTGGCTGCTGCAGAGAACGTTGTTGCCTTGCGATAAGTTATTGGTCAGCCTGGGGGCCTCTCGCTTCTGTCTGCAATGGGTGGTGATTAGTAAGaacatttacattttcctgaatCCCACGGCCTTCCCATACAACCCCGTGTTCCAGCTCCTGGCCGTTCAGTGGGACTTCTGGAACTCTGCAACACTGTGGTTCTCCACCTGGCTCAGTGTCTTCTACTGTGTGAAAATTGCCACCTTCACCCACCCCGTCTTCCTCTGGCTAAAGCGGAATGTATCTGGGTTGGTTCCTTGGATGCTACTCAGCTCTCTGGGGTTCTCTACCTTTACCACCGTTCTATTTTTCATAGGCAACCATAGAATGTATCAGAACTATTTAAAGAAGGGTCTGCAACCTTGGAATGTCACTAGGAATGCTGTGAGAACATATGAGAGGTTCTGCCTCTTCCCTTTGAGAATTGTTACCTGGACCGTCCCTACTGTTATCTTTATTGTGGGCACAGTTTTGCTCATTACATCTCTGGGAAGACACACCAAGAAGGTCTTCTTCTCTATCTCAGGCTTTCACAGTTCCAGCGCCCAGGCACACATCAAGGCTCTCTTGGCTTTTATCTCCTTTGCTAtcttcttcacttcctctttTCTGTCACTGGTTCTCACTGCCTCAGGTATGTTTCCTTTTGGGGAATTCCGGTTCTGGATATGGCAGACTGTGATTTATCTGGGTACAGCAATCCACCCCCTTATTCTTCTCTTGAGTAACCGCAGGCTGAGAGCTCTGctagggaggggagggaggggctgcTCCTCAGCACATGGGGCATCTTGA